The following proteins come from a genomic window of Streptomyces sp. NBC_01716:
- a CDS encoding S1 family peptidase yields the protein MSFLRALKRCAVVGAVVLAGVSLQPTSASATPPPGPLVVGGTPAEQGEFPFMVRLSMGCGGALYEQDIVLTAAHCVDGSGPNTGITATAGVVDLESPDAVEVNSTEVLQAPGYNGTGKDWALIKLAQPIDLPTLDIATDDSLNNGEFTVAGWGAATEGGGQERYLLKANVPFVSDADCEGAYGSSLVPSEEICAGFIEEGGVDTCQGDSGGPMFRDNGAGGWIQVGIVSWGQGCAQPGFPGVYTEVSTFAADIQSAAAGL from the coding sequence TTGAGCTTCCTGCGTGCCCTGAAAAGATGTGCCGTCGTCGGCGCGGTCGTCCTCGCCGGTGTCAGCCTTCAGCCCACCTCCGCTTCGGCCACCCCGCCCCCGGGCCCGCTGGTCGTCGGCGGCACCCCTGCCGAGCAGGGTGAGTTCCCCTTCATGGTCCGGCTCTCCATGGGCTGCGGCGGCGCGCTCTACGAGCAGGACATCGTCCTGACCGCCGCCCACTGTGTGGACGGCTCCGGCCCGAACACCGGCATCACCGCCACGGCGGGCGTCGTGGACCTGGAGAGCCCCGACGCCGTCGAGGTCAACTCCACCGAGGTCCTCCAGGCCCCCGGCTACAACGGCACCGGCAAGGACTGGGCGCTGATCAAGCTCGCCCAGCCGATCGACCTGCCGACGCTCGACATAGCCACCGACGACTCCCTGAACAACGGCGAGTTCACCGTCGCCGGCTGGGGTGCGGCCACCGAGGGCGGCGGCCAGGAGCGGTACCTGCTGAAGGCCAACGTGCCCTTCGTCTCCGACGCGGACTGCGAGGGCGCGTACGGCAGCAGCCTCGTCCCGTCCGAGGAGATCTGCGCCGGCTTCATCGAGGAGGGCGGGGTCGACACCTGCCAGGGCGACTCCGGTGGCCCGATGTTCCGTGACAACGGCGCGGGCGGCTGGATCCAGGTCGGCATCGTCAGCTGGGGCCAGGGCTGCGCGCAGCCGGGCTTCCCGGGCGTCTACACCGAGGTGTCCACCTTCGCCGCCGACATCCAGTCGGCAGCGGCGGGCCTTTGA
- a CDS encoding serine protease, which yields MLAAISLQTASATAAPVPDAPKTQAAAPLAPPVVGGTRAAQGEFPFMVRLSMGCGGSLYSSTVVLTAAHCVSGSGNNTSITATAGVVDLQSSSAVKVRSTKVLQAPGYNGAGKDWALIKLAQPINLPTLKIATTTAYNNGNFTVAGWGAATEGGAQQRYLLKATVPFVSDASCNSSYGGQIITSEEICAGFAAGGTDTCQGDSGGPMFRKDNAGAFIQVGIVSWGNGCARPNYPGVYTEVSTFASAIASAAATL from the coding sequence ATGCTCGCCGCCATCAGTCTCCAGACCGCCTCAGCCACCGCCGCGCCCGTGCCGGACGCGCCCAAGACGCAGGCCGCCGCCCCCCTCGCGCCGCCCGTCGTCGGCGGTACCCGTGCCGCCCAGGGTGAGTTCCCCTTCATGGTCCGCCTCTCGATGGGCTGTGGCGGCTCGCTGTACTCGTCCACCGTCGTGCTGACCGCCGCCCACTGTGTGAGCGGATCGGGCAACAACACCAGCATCACCGCCACCGCGGGCGTCGTGGACCTCCAGAGCAGCAGCGCCGTCAAGGTCCGCTCCACCAAGGTCCTCCAGGCCCCCGGCTACAACGGCGCGGGCAAGGACTGGGCGCTGATCAAGCTCGCCCAGCCCATCAACCTGCCGACCCTCAAGATCGCCACCACCACGGCGTACAACAACGGCAACTTCACCGTCGCCGGCTGGGGTGCGGCCACCGAGGGCGGCGCCCAGCAGCGCTACCTCCTCAAGGCGACCGTCCCGTTCGTCTCCGACGCCAGCTGCAACTCGTCGTACGGCGGCCAGATCATCACGAGCGAAGAGATCTGCGCCGGATTCGCCGCCGGCGGCACGGACACCTGCCAGGGTGACTCCGGCGGCCCGATGTTCCGCAAGGACAACGCCGGCGCCTTCATCCAGGTCGGCATCGTGAGCTGGGGCAACGGCTGCGCCCGGCCGAACTACCCCGGTGTCTACACCGAGGTCTCCACCTTCGCCTCCGCCATCGCGTCGGCCGCGGCCACTCTCTGA
- a CDS encoding chorismate mutase, giving the protein MTTSDNGNTGGIDQSVQAELDRLRGSIDNIDAAVVHMLAERFKCTQQVGHLKAEHDLPPADPAREQRQITRLRQLAESARLDPAFAEKLLNFIIAEVIRHHETIADNAEKADGQGRTNGRT; this is encoded by the coding sequence ATGACCACGAGCGACAACGGGAACACCGGCGGCATCGACCAGTCCGTCCAGGCCGAGCTGGACCGGCTCCGCGGAAGTATCGACAACATCGATGCGGCCGTCGTCCATATGCTTGCGGAACGGTTCAAATGCACCCAGCAGGTCGGCCATCTCAAGGCCGAACACGATCTGCCGCCCGCCGACCCGGCCCGTGAGCAGCGGCAGATCACCCGGCTCCGGCAGCTCGCCGAGAGCGCCAGACTCGATCCCGCGTTCGCCGAGAAGCTCCTCAATTTTATTATTGCCGAGGTGATCCGCCACCACGAGACGATCGCGGACAACGCGGAGAAGGCCGACGGCCAGGGGCGCACGAACGGCCGGACCTGA
- the pepN gene encoding aminopeptidase N: MSVLTRDEAQTRAQLIDVHRYTVALDLTTGDETFESRAAIEFTALAAGDTFVELKPALLRSVTLDGQPLDPGALSENRLALPGLAEGRHELRVDATMRYSRTGEGMHRFTDPTDGETYVYTQMFLEDVQRVFAVFDQPDLKAVFALTVTAPEGWTVLGNGIATDEGDGRWSLAPTPPISTYLVAVAAGPWHSVRTEHAGLPFGIHCRRSLAPHLDTDADEIFAITRACYDRYHAKFKEPYPFDSYDQAFVPEFNAGAMENPGLVTFRDEFVYRSAVTDTERQTRAMVIAHEMAHMWFGDLVTLTWWDDIWLNESFAEYMGYQTLTEATRYTDTWVAFGIDRKSWGYDADQRPSTHPVAPDPDAVPDTASAMLNFDGISYAKGASALRQLVAWLGEKDFLAGINTHFARHKFGNATLADFVDSLAASTDRDVHRWAERWLRTTGVDTLTPTVTGNGSEAGWTLGVTQDGSRPHRIAVSAYDRDLVDPGRLAPRDRFEIDIPQQDGPTLRPGRRPDLVVLNDGDLAYAKVRLDDRSWATALDSLSAIPDPLTRTVVWNTARDMVRDGELPPGAYLEAARTHLPHESDLAIAQGVLGFAATQIADRYLGPDERPAALATLTTICRALIRRTEDGNAPGLRLTAVRHFISAATQPDGIQDWLGSGSVPGGPELDPELRWRILYRLAVLGAVDDAAIAGELTRDPSATGQEGAARCRAAIPDSDAKAAAWERLFLGDDLSNHLFTATAQGFWQPEQTGLVREYVPRFYKDAVELAARRGPAIAEFAGRYAFPLHAVDEESLRLGEECLAGADLLPALRRKLADQLDDLRRALRVRAE, from the coding sequence ATGTCCGTACTGACGCGCGACGAAGCGCAGACCCGTGCCCAGCTCATCGACGTCCACCGGTACACGGTCGCCCTCGACCTGACCACCGGCGACGAGACCTTCGAATCCCGTGCCGCCATCGAGTTCACCGCCCTCGCGGCCGGAGACACCTTCGTCGAGCTGAAGCCCGCACTGCTGCGCTCCGTCACCCTCGACGGGCAGCCCCTGGACCCCGGCGCCCTCAGCGAGAACCGGCTCGCGCTCCCCGGTCTCGCCGAAGGCCGGCACGAACTGCGCGTCGACGCCACCATGCGCTACTCCCGCACCGGCGAGGGCATGCACCGCTTCACCGACCCCACCGACGGCGAGACCTACGTCTACACCCAGATGTTCCTCGAAGACGTCCAGCGGGTGTTCGCCGTCTTCGACCAGCCCGACCTCAAGGCCGTCTTCGCCCTCACCGTCACCGCCCCCGAAGGCTGGACCGTACTCGGCAACGGGATCGCCACCGACGAGGGCGACGGCCGCTGGAGCCTCGCGCCGACCCCGCCCATCTCCACCTACCTCGTGGCCGTCGCCGCCGGTCCCTGGCACTCGGTCCGCACCGAACACGCGGGCCTGCCCTTCGGCATCCACTGCCGGCGCTCCCTCGCGCCCCATCTCGACACCGACGCCGACGAAATCTTCGCCATCACCCGCGCCTGTTACGACCGCTACCACGCGAAGTTCAAGGAGCCGTACCCCTTCGACTCCTACGACCAGGCCTTCGTCCCCGAGTTCAACGCCGGTGCCATGGAGAACCCGGGCCTCGTCACCTTCCGCGACGAATTCGTCTACCGCTCCGCCGTCACCGACACCGAGCGGCAGACCCGGGCCATGGTCATCGCCCACGAGATGGCCCACATGTGGTTCGGCGACCTCGTCACGCTCACCTGGTGGGACGACATCTGGCTCAACGAGTCCTTCGCCGAGTACATGGGCTACCAGACCCTCACCGAGGCCACCCGCTACACCGACACCTGGGTCGCCTTCGGCATAGACCGCAAGTCCTGGGGTTACGACGCCGACCAGCGGCCCTCCACCCACCCCGTCGCGCCGGACCCGGACGCGGTGCCCGACACCGCGTCCGCGATGCTCAACTTCGACGGCATCTCCTACGCCAAGGGCGCCTCCGCGCTGCGCCAACTCGTCGCCTGGCTCGGCGAGAAGGACTTCCTCGCCGGCATCAACACACACTTCGCCCGCCACAAGTTCGGCAACGCCACCCTCGCCGACTTCGTCGACTCCCTCGCCGCCTCCACCGACCGCGACGTGCACCGGTGGGCCGAGCGGTGGCTCCGTACGACCGGCGTCGACACCCTCACCCCCACCGTCACCGGCAACGGCTCCGAGGCCGGCTGGACGCTCGGCGTCACCCAGGACGGCAGCCGCCCGCACCGTATCGCCGTCAGCGCCTACGACCGTGACCTGGTCGACCCCGGCAGGCTCGCCCCGCGCGACCGCTTCGAGATCGACATCCCGCAGCAGGACGGCCCCACGCTCCGCCCCGGCCGCCGCCCCGACCTGGTCGTCCTCAACGACGGCGACCTCGCCTACGCCAAGGTCCGCCTCGACGACCGCTCCTGGGCCACCGCCCTCGACTCCCTTTCGGCCATCCCCGACCCGCTCACCCGCACCGTCGTCTGGAACACGGCCCGCGACATGGTCCGCGACGGCGAACTGCCCCCCGGCGCCTACCTGGAGGCCGCGCGTACGCACCTCCCGCACGAGTCCGACCTCGCGATCGCCCAAGGTGTACTCGGCTTCGCCGCCACCCAGATCGCCGACCGCTACCTCGGCCCCGACGAGCGGCCCGCCGCCCTCGCCACCCTCACCACCATCTGCCGCGCCCTCATCCGCCGCACCGAGGACGGCAACGCACCCGGCCTGCGCCTCACCGCCGTACGCCACTTCATCTCCGCGGCCACCCAGCCCGACGGCATCCAGGACTGGCTCGGCTCGGGCAGCGTCCCCGGCGGCCCCGAACTCGACCCCGAACTGCGCTGGCGCATCCTCTACCGCCTCGCCGTCCTCGGCGCCGTGGACGACGCCGCCATCGCCGGCGAACTCACCCGCGACCCCAGCGCCACCGGCCAGGAAGGCGCCGCCCGCTGCCGGGCCGCGATCCCCGACAGCGACGCCAAGGCCGCCGCCTGGGAACGGCTCTTCCTCGGCGACGACCTGTCCAACCACCTCTTCACCGCCACCGCCCAGGGCTTCTGGCAGCCCGAACAGACCGGCCTCGTACGCGAGTACGTCCCCCGCTTCTACAAAGACGCCGTCGAACTGGCCGCCCGTCGCGGCCCCGCCATCGCCGAATTCGCCGGACGTTACGCCTTCCCGCTCCACGCGGTGGACGAGGAGTCGCTGCGCCTGGGCGAGGAATGCCTGGCCGGGGCGGACCTCCTGCCCGCGCTGCGCCGCAAACTGGCCGACCAACTGGACGACCTGCGCCGCGCGCTGCGGGTCCGGGCCGAATGA
- a CDS encoding lysine N(6)-hydroxylase/L-ornithine N(5)-oxygenase family protein — protein MTDLSADDHDQPHDLVGIGIGPFNLSLAALADGVHGGLAATFFEQRPAFHWHPGLLLDGTTLQVPFLADLVTLVDPASPWSFLSYLRACDRLYPFYFAERFHIQRAEYDAYCRWVSEQLPGLHFGHQVDAVRWNPERALFEVDFTQLDNDGEVEALGRAYTRSVALGVGTEPYVPEPLKLLADTPAVPVIHSADYLAHRERILQAEHITVVGAGQSGAEVFLDLLRARPTGAEKLHWLARTEAFAPMEYSKLGLEQFTPDYTSYFHALPERVRDELLPRQWQLHKGIDAGTIAAIHDELYRRTLHGGWPDAVLTPGVLVRTAGRVGATRIELHLEHAQQSGRSRLTTDAVVLATGYRERPLGRMLAGLDPYMRLDESQRPRIDDRYRLLLDASVTGSVYVQNAERHTHGVGAPDLGLAAWRSATILNSLTGTEPYPLPRRTAFTSFGLDGQEKHRAVPVPRGLVPLSEVR, from the coding sequence ATGACCGACCTGTCAGCAGACGATCACGACCAGCCGCACGATCTGGTCGGCATCGGCATCGGACCGTTCAACCTCTCCCTCGCCGCGCTCGCCGACGGCGTCCACGGAGGCCTCGCCGCCACCTTCTTCGAACAGCGCCCCGCCTTCCACTGGCACCCCGGGCTGCTCCTCGACGGCACCACCCTCCAAGTGCCCTTCCTGGCCGACCTGGTGACCCTGGTCGACCCGGCGAGCCCCTGGTCGTTCCTGAGCTATCTCAGGGCCTGCGACCGGCTGTACCCGTTCTACTTCGCCGAGCGCTTCCACATCCAGCGCGCCGAGTACGACGCCTACTGCCGCTGGGTCAGCGAACAGCTCCCCGGTCTCCACTTCGGCCACCAGGTCGACGCCGTCCGCTGGAACCCCGAACGCGCCCTCTTCGAGGTCGACTTCACCCAGCTCGACAACGACGGCGAGGTCGAGGCGCTCGGCCGCGCCTACACCCGCAGTGTCGCGCTCGGCGTCGGCACCGAGCCGTACGTCCCCGAACCGCTCAAGCTCCTCGCCGACACCCCGGCCGTGCCCGTGATCCACTCCGCCGACTACCTCGCCCACCGCGAGCGGATCCTCCAAGCCGAGCACATCACCGTCGTCGGCGCCGGACAGTCCGGCGCCGAGGTCTTCCTCGACCTGCTGCGCGCCCGCCCCACCGGCGCCGAGAAGCTCCACTGGCTGGCCCGCACCGAGGCCTTCGCGCCCATGGAGTACTCCAAACTCGGCCTGGAGCAGTTCACCCCCGACTACACCAGCTACTTCCACGCCCTGCCCGAACGCGTACGCGACGAACTCCTGCCCCGCCAGTGGCAGCTCCACAAAGGCATCGACGCGGGCACCATCGCGGCCATCCACGACGAGCTCTACCGCCGTACGCTCCACGGCGGCTGGCCGGACGCCGTCCTGACCCCCGGCGTTCTCGTCCGTACGGCGGGACGCGTCGGCGCCACCCGCATCGAACTGCACCTGGAACACGCCCAGCAGTCCGGCCGCTCCCGGCTCACCACCGACGCCGTCGTCCTGGCCACCGGTTACCGCGAGCGCCCGCTCGGCAGAATGCTGGCCGGACTCGACCCGTACATGCGTCTCGACGAGTCCCAGCGCCCGCGCATCGACGACCGGTACCGGCTGCTGCTCGATGCCTCGGTGACCGGCTCGGTATACGTACAGAACGCCGAACGGCACACGCACGGCGTCGGCGCCCCCGACCTCGGACTCGCCGCCTGGCGCAGCGCGACGATCCTCAACTCGCTGACCGGCACCGAGCCCTACCCACTGCCACGGCGTACCGCGTTCACCAGCTTCGGCCTCGACGGACAGGAAAAGCACCGGGCGGTGCCGGTGCCCAGAGGTCTCGTACCGCTCTCCGAAGTGCGCTGA
- a CDS encoding bifunctional metallophosphatase/5'-nucleotidase, producing MPLNRRTFLGRSAAAGAGVAIAGGTAGGAEAREHGGGHGHGHGRPKRYSFTVMGTTDLHGNVFNWDYFTDKEFDDKDRNDVGLAKISTLVNRVRKEKGRGNTLLIDAGDTIQGTQLSYYYAKIDPITAKRGPVHPMAQAMNAIGYDAAALGNHEFNYGIPVLRKFEEQCRFPLLGANALDAKTLRPAFPPYVIKRLRTPHGRDVRVAVLGLTNPGIAIWDKVNVQGKMTFPGLEEQAAKWVPRLRSMGADVVIVSAHSGSNGTSSYGDQLPYVENAAGLVAEQVPGIDAILVGHAHSEIPEYRVTNKETGKDVVLSEPLKWGQRLTLFDFDLVWERGRWSVEKVGSQVLNSSTVDEDPKITGLLVDEHRKVVSYVNQVIGTSTAAMTTADAPWRDEPLIDLINHVQTETVKAGLAGGEWAALPLLSQASCFSRTAGIPAGEVTIKDAAGLYPFENTLEARLLTGTQIRDYLEFSAKYYVRTAAGAPVDTSKLTNADSIPDYNYDVVSGLTYDIDIAKPAGSRIVNLSFEGKPLDPAAKFVLAVNNYRASGGGNFPHVAGAQQLWANPDEIRNTIITWVQTEKTVDPASFASVDWKLTRDGTPVF from the coding sequence ATGCCGCTGAACCGAAGGACGTTCCTGGGCCGGTCGGCCGCCGCGGGAGCCGGAGTGGCGATCGCCGGGGGCACCGCCGGGGGCGCCGAGGCGCGGGAGCACGGCGGCGGCCACGGTCACGGCCACGGGCGTCCGAAGCGGTACTCGTTCACCGTGATGGGCACCACCGACCTGCACGGCAACGTCTTCAACTGGGACTACTTCACGGACAAGGAGTTCGACGACAAGGACCGCAACGACGTCGGTCTGGCGAAGATCTCCACGCTGGTGAACCGCGTCCGTAAGGAGAAGGGCCGGGGCAACACCCTGCTCATCGACGCGGGCGACACCATCCAGGGCACCCAGCTCTCGTACTACTACGCCAAGATCGACCCGATCACGGCGAAGCGCGGCCCGGTGCACCCGATGGCGCAGGCGATGAACGCGATCGGGTACGACGCCGCCGCCCTCGGCAACCACGAGTTCAACTACGGCATCCCGGTGCTGCGCAAGTTCGAGGAGCAGTGCCGTTTCCCGCTGCTCGGCGCCAACGCGCTGGACGCGAAGACGCTGCGGCCGGCCTTCCCGCCGTATGTGATCAAGCGGCTGCGGACGCCCCACGGGCGCGATGTGCGGGTGGCCGTGCTGGGGCTGACGAACCCGGGTATCGCGATCTGGGACAAGGTGAACGTCCAGGGGAAGATGACGTTCCCGGGTCTGGAGGAGCAGGCCGCGAAGTGGGTGCCCAGGCTGCGGTCGATGGGCGCCGACGTGGTGATCGTCTCCGCGCACTCGGGGTCGAACGGCACGTCCTCCTACGGAGACCAGCTTCCGTACGTCGAGAACGCGGCCGGGCTGGTGGCCGAGCAGGTGCCGGGCATCGACGCGATCCTGGTCGGTCACGCGCACAGCGAGATTCCGGAGTACCGGGTCACCAACAAGGAGACCGGCAAGGACGTGGTGCTGTCCGAGCCGCTGAAGTGGGGACAGCGGCTGACGCTGTTCGACTTCGACCTGGTGTGGGAGCGGGGCCGCTGGTCGGTCGAGAAGGTCGGCTCGCAGGTCCTCAACTCCAGCACGGTGGACGAGGACCCGAAGATCACGGGGCTGCTCGTCGACGAGCACCGCAAGGTCGTGAGCTACGTCAACCAGGTCATCGGGACGTCGACGGCCGCGATGACGACGGCCGACGCGCCCTGGCGGGACGAGCCGCTGATCGACCTGATCAACCATGTGCAGACGGAGACGGTGAAGGCCGGTCTCGCGGGCGGCGAGTGGGCGGCGCTGCCGCTGCTGTCGCAGGCGTCGTGCTTCTCGCGTACGGCGGGGATCCCGGCGGGCGAGGTGACCATCAAGGACGCGGCGGGGCTGTACCCGTTCGAGAACACCCTGGAGGCACGGCTGCTGACGGGCACTCAGATCAGGGACTATCTGGAGTTCTCGGCGAAGTACTACGTGCGGACGGCGGCCGGTGCGCCGGTGGACACCTCGAAGCTGACGAACGCGGACAGCATCCCGGACTACAACTACGACGTGGTGTCGGGGCTGACGTACGACATCGACATCGCCAAGCCGGCCGGTTCGCGGATCGTGAATCTCTCCTTCGAGGGGAAGCCGCTGGACCCGGCGGCGAAGTTCGTCCTCGCCGTGAACAACTACCGGGCGAGCGGCGGCGGCAACTTCCCGCATGTCGCGGGCGCCCAGCAGCTGTGGGCCAACCCGGACGAGATCCGGAACACGATCATCACCTGGGTGCAGACGGAGAAGACCGTCGACCCGGCCTCGTTCGCCTCGGTGGACTGGAAGCTCACGCGCGACGGCACCCCGGTCTTCTGA
- a CDS encoding SIMPL domain-containing protein: MTTDAPAPVSAPYGTPETPRVAVRGEARLEFDPEIARIGVTVSARGTDRRTALEDLTRRNNEVLALIKSYGDAVEKLETGSFSINPELTRHGRGERVRAYHGRVHINAELADFTALGELTTRLADLDLTTVDGPWWALRPDSPAHGEARGQAVREAVQRAREYAGALGANLAALVELADIGAENAVPFATRAPAYAMGYGGAPEAAGAAPALDLEPQRQTVYAQVNARFTMTPPVL, from the coding sequence GTGACCACCGACGCCCCCGCCCCCGTCTCCGCGCCCTACGGCACCCCGGAAACCCCGAGGGTCGCCGTCCGCGGCGAGGCGCGCCTGGAGTTCGACCCGGAGATCGCCAGGATCGGCGTCACGGTCAGCGCGCGCGGCACCGACCGCCGCACCGCCCTGGAAGACCTCACCCGCCGCAACAACGAGGTCCTGGCCCTGATCAAGTCCTACGGTGACGCCGTCGAGAAGCTGGAGACCGGCTCCTTCTCCATCAACCCGGAACTCACCCGGCACGGCCGCGGCGAACGCGTCCGCGCCTACCACGGCCGCGTGCACATCAACGCCGAGCTCGCCGACTTCACCGCACTCGGCGAACTCACCACCCGCCTCGCCGACCTCGACCTCACCACCGTCGACGGTCCCTGGTGGGCCCTGCGCCCCGACTCGCCCGCCCATGGTGAGGCCCGCGGGCAGGCGGTCCGCGAGGCGGTCCAGCGGGCCCGCGAGTACGCCGGGGCGCTCGGCGCGAATCTCGCCGCCCTTGTCGAGCTCGCCGACATCGGCGCGGAGAACGCCGTGCCGTTCGCCACGCGTGCCCCGGCGTACGCGATGGGTTACGGCGGCGCCCCCGAGGCCGCCGGCGCGGCCCCCGCGCTGGACCTTGAACCGCAGCGCCAGACCGTCTACGCGCAGGTGAACGCGCGCTTCACGATGACACCGCCCGTTCTCTGA
- the pyk gene encoding pyruvate kinase, which produces MRRAKIVCTLGPATDSYDQIKALVEAGMDVARFNLSHGSYVEHEERYQRVRKAAEETGRSVGILADLQGPKIRLGRFREGPVLLERGDEFTITVEPFEGDRHTCGTTYEGLADDVTTGELILVDDGKVTLEVTAVDGPRVRTTVVEGGMVSDNKGLNLPGVAVSVPALSEKDIEDLRWALRIGADVIALSFVRSGRDIEDVHRIMDEEDRRVPVIAKVEKPQAVENIDDIVAAFDGIMVARGDLGVEMPLEQVPIVQKRAIKLAKRNAKPVIVATQMLDSMIENSRPTRAEASDVANAVIDGTDAVMLSGETSVGKYAVETVRTMSRIVEAAEEDVLAKGLPPLTERNKPRTQGGAVARAAAEMGDFLGAKFLVAFTQSGDTVKRLSRYRSPIPLLAFTPDPATQAQLNLTWGVEAFLGPRVESTDAMVDQVDEQLLRIGRCDKGDIVVITAGSPPGVAGSTNLVRVHHIGEDDSPK; this is translated from the coding sequence ATGCGCCGAGCAAAAATCGTCTGTACCTTGGGGCCCGCCACCGACTCGTACGACCAGATAAAAGCACTGGTCGAGGCCGGAATGGACGTCGCCCGCTTCAACCTCAGCCACGGCAGTTATGTCGAGCACGAGGAGCGCTACCAGCGCGTACGCAAAGCCGCCGAGGAAACCGGCCGCAGCGTGGGAATCCTCGCCGACCTTCAAGGCCCGAAGATCCGCCTCGGGCGCTTCCGCGAAGGTCCGGTACTCCTTGAACGCGGCGACGAATTCACCATCACCGTCGAACCCTTCGAAGGCGACCGCCACACCTGCGGCACGACCTACGAAGGACTCGCCGACGACGTGACCACCGGCGAGCTCATCCTGGTCGACGACGGCAAGGTCACGCTGGAGGTCACCGCGGTCGACGGACCCCGCGTCCGTACCACCGTGGTCGAGGGCGGCATGGTCTCCGACAACAAGGGCCTCAACCTGCCCGGCGTCGCGGTGTCCGTCCCCGCGCTCTCCGAGAAGGACATCGAGGACCTCCGCTGGGCCCTGCGCATCGGCGCCGACGTCATCGCTCTCTCCTTCGTACGGAGCGGACGCGACATCGAGGACGTCCACCGCATCATGGACGAGGAGGACCGGCGCGTCCCGGTCATCGCCAAGGTCGAGAAGCCGCAGGCCGTGGAGAACATAGACGACATCGTCGCCGCGTTCGACGGCATCATGGTCGCCCGCGGCGACCTCGGCGTCGAGATGCCGCTGGAGCAGGTGCCGATCGTGCAGAAGCGCGCGATCAAGCTCGCGAAGCGCAACGCGAAGCCGGTCATCGTCGCCACGCAGATGCTCGACTCGATGATCGAAAACTCCCGGCCGACCCGCGCGGAGGCGTCGGACGTCGCCAACGCCGTCATCGACGGCACCGACGCGGTGATGCTGTCCGGCGAGACGAGCGTCGGCAAGTACGCGGTCGAGACGGTCCGGACGATGAGCCGGATCGTGGAGGCGGCGGAGGAGGACGTGCTGGCCAAGGGCCTGCCCCCGCTCACCGAGCGCAACAAGCCCCGCACCCAGGGCGGCGCGGTCGCCCGCGCGGCGGCCGAGATGGGCGACTTCCTGGGCGCGAAGTTCCTGGTGGCCTTCACACAGTCGGGCGACACGGTCAAGCGCCTCTCCCGCTACCGCTCACCGATCCCGCTGCTGGCCTTCACCCCGGACCCGGCGACACAGGCGCAGCTCAACCTCACCTGGGGTGTGGAGGCGTTCCTCGGCCCGCGGGTGGAGTCGACGGACGCGATGGTCGACCAGGTCGACGAGCAGCTGCTGCGGATCGGCCGCTGCGACAAGGGCGACATCGTGGTGATCACGGCGGGCTCCCCACCGGGAGTGGCGGGCTCGACCAACCTGGTCCGCGTCCACCACATCGGCGAGGACGACAGCCCCAAGTAG
- a CDS encoding ANTAR domain-containing response regulator — protein sequence MTAPESPQPVADDDKSHVPPLTTRVVIAEDEALIRLDLKEMLEEEGYSVVGEAGDGERAVELAREHRPDLVILDVKMPVLDGISAAEKIARESIAPVLMLTAFSQRDLVERARDAGAMAYLVKPFSKTDVVPAIEMAVSRFNELKALEREVADLTTRLETRKLVDRAKSILQTQYGLTEPAAFRWIQKTSMDRRMSMQQVAEAVIEDDEEKKRAAKGQ from the coding sequence GTGACCGCCCCCGAGTCGCCCCAGCCCGTCGCCGACGACGACAAGTCGCATGTGCCGCCCCTGACGACGCGCGTCGTCATCGCCGAGGACGAGGCGCTCATCCGCCTCGACCTCAAGGAGATGCTCGAAGAAGAGGGCTACTCCGTCGTGGGCGAGGCCGGTGACGGTGAGCGTGCCGTCGAGCTCGCGCGGGAGCACCGGCCCGATCTCGTCATCCTCGATGTCAAGATGCCCGTCCTGGACGGCATCTCCGCCGCGGAGAAGATCGCGCGGGAGTCCATCGCGCCCGTCCTGATGCTCACTGCCTTCTCCCAGCGCGATCTCGTGGAGCGCGCCAGGGACGCCGGTGCCATGGCGTATCTCGTGAAGCCGTTCAGCAAGACGGACGTCGTGCCCGCCATCGAGATGGCCGTCTCGCGCTTCAACGAACTCAAGGCGCTGGAGCGGGAGGTCGCCGATCTGACGACCCGCCTGGAGACGCGCAAGCTCGTGGACCGCGCGAAGTCGATCCTCCAGACCCAGTACGGCCTCACGGAGCCCGCCGCCTTCCGGTGGATCCAGAAGACCTCGATGGACCGGCGGATGTCGATGCAGCAGGTCGCCGAGGCCGTCATCGAGGACGACGAGGAGAAGAAGAGGGCCGCGAAGGGGCAGTAG